A genomic segment from Maniola hyperantus chromosome 4, iAphHyp1.2, whole genome shotgun sequence encodes:
- the faf gene encoding ubiquitin carboxyl-terminal hydrolase 9X isoform X1, producing the protein MTISMKEQDQIPGEMAFPEAKLKALEEKISHPRWVVPVLPEQELEALLIASMELATKGEDVNNAHCQRFYNDALTVSFTKILTDDAVSSWKNNIQQCVRSNCEKLVKLCAMKLDDPRFLHLLYMVFNPGNKFHTFNASRTCEGLSICNISTTGGQGSTQESEVFARSQDHRTPRGWLVHLINVFGQAGGFVKLRERFESIMGFKKSDLTTSVISEEKISNEITEKESEENIANVTETMSAMTDSIESTTTRNEQPSSLEQPTSGETRVAAVWQLLRPLGLCHDLLTPHTVTVYLLPVLECIPTLLESLTDDELKREARGSENKTDTVSCLIRACKCVSVKTPQHHSLLKSLEMFRLKMILRLLQMSSFNGKMSALNEINQLISTISQQPKPEWLTPAVITNWIRENKVVDIVLRDSLHQPQYVDRLEKMLRFMIKENSLTREDLDAIWRAQQGKHEAIVKNLHDLLAKLAWDFTPDQLDHLFDCFKASWATSSKKQSDKLLEVIRRLAEDDKDGVMANKVLVLFWNLAHSDEVCTEIMDVALANLIKILDYSCSQDRDAQKTLWLDKCVEELKSNDKWVLPALKMMREICCLYEAGGGSGVRPHVTRQELIDRLQTQHSLVILVTDSLTLYMDAVRSKLAEEGEIDWENWLPDGRYPHSAQVHERLSFLRFLLKDGQLWLCAEQAKQIWICLAERPAHLGDREACFRWFSKLMGEEPDLDPNINMHFFRRNIMTLSPNLLTHSGIKCFERFFKAVNAKEGKLKVKRRSFLLNDADLIGLDYLWRVITECDDDISTRGIELLKEVCTCTGPAMSPAQHHEGFLTKCCARTQRLQKDMELQPDTTECCTRMCRVIRAIQEYINECDRKFTSERQILPIYRSGRGRQCTIIVRFNFQTGQRQLEDIELFSHSNETLHSLRTAVQRSLIYSSRLKCTTDSNIKLEMYVNKLELYVNGELLDTSHDRKILSQIPLRDKTVIVAKVYDGQVCGSGGCGSSNESSSDSSTSSPPIPPTPEHALPGALFAQGSWYIPFILDLEHIGITKGHAPLTEAAHLLSQICPSHKQTVDKLTEALLSAEDTKLRDMLYGPAPPTVAYSIEVLHSMVMPSSDSRLERNRSFQLACVKKAPLLVQCLSDSEFLKNAAPHTRRVGYLALVRLVKLALYTLGHLFEILAPDGSDITVDKEFRMDVTILREALQTVPNHNCELIVKAIAEKLANTLGEQMVTSSEDSDSVSTLVWWRVPTTATVRALYGLAYSVAQPSEHNGLVHADDVILVRECMEVVTICMALGGGHLESLLHETWWQDAALYLMIDCPNPPVRVSCAEQLLAMCAWGGGGGARGALTALGGAGGAAANARLMLHARHAQQFLQLLCRLVALAGPTSRTLDDLAIEVEWLRAVKANPATLDDTLMEGHLNLTKELFTHVPAQVKFQYGAHPDHKDSGLIKEVTTEFLWPYSWAWCRMGAEGEGATAGGDAEEGAAPLCRTPGAAAAATDLLLALVNACVPNMAALANLLDQMFYSDKSMGLSEWEYMPCVGPRPPAGLVGLKNAGATCYMNSVLQQLYCVRAVRDVLLTVQGAATDPNEDFSGEAHHHNIIENNIENNSDYNITILKQVQAIFAHLHYSKLQYYVPRGLWAHFKLQGEPVNLREQQDAVEFFMSLVESLDEALKTLGQEQLMAKTMGGTYSDQKICKGCPHRYCKEEPFSVVSLDIRNMSRLQESLEAYVRGELLEGADAYYCDKCSKKVVTVKRLCLNKLPPVLVIQLKRFEYDFEKVCAIKFNDYFEFPRELDVEPYTAWGLARAEGDSTLWEGGAERTPETHYQLSGIVVHSGQASGGHYYSYVLLRDNGSETGRWVKLDDGDVSECAMHDDEEMKAQCFGGEYMGEVFDSTIKRVSYKRQKRWWNAYMLFYTRKDTIETSGLEQIMQNMTLKESAVPRPIWNSVRRSNIAFSHNQDQFSIEHFNFMKKLCCIRLQVLPGSQNAVWGPEHEEMSMLAVQMAAKFLFQVGFHTKKSLRGPASDWHDILCQHLRCSQAVRAWFATDLFKHSHRLCDYLLSCPCAEVRMVFMKIIVFLAHFSVQDPPVSNGYGSWCSRDEVSSLSDQLLCCARALAVPQQHHHHADHRHLPLLFNLFHAYALLGLAERHQLLRLKILDIVLSVCLEDSSSSLGKYQYPDSAKLHQVVCALVRCCDVSSRCQSATASEGTLPLPNPYGDPPHGLGQLPARPVISPTAADVLYNRTGSYMKKLTEECCGCEEGIRLLQFLCWEHAGWSRMALAELLWQMAYAFCHELRRHADVLTALLLMEDSWQHHRIHNAIKGVSEERPGLLETALRARGHYQKRAYACVKLVVGVMCRTPLAVRAVHAQPDARRRWRQLLAWLQDELDRKYGPGGYSSYGTWSPPTISNESTSGYFLERSNSARKTLEKAYQLCPEEEEEEEEAARDAGSGSGSGDAGDDSADDDAPDDDEPAPRRLALAPPAPPDPPAPPTPPAPPAPPAP; encoded by the exons ATGACAATATCAATGAAGGAACAAGACCAGATACCCGGGGAG atggcATTCCCCGAGGCTAAGTTGAAAGCATTGGAAGAAAAAATTTCACATCCACGTTGGGTAGTACCAGTGTTGCCTGAACAAGAACTCGAAGCCCTTTTAATTGCATCTATGGAATTAGCAACAAAAG gtGAAGATGTAAATAATGCACACTGTCAGCGGTTTTATAACGATGCCCTCACAGTATCGTTTACCAAGATTTTAACAGATGATGCAGTTTCATCATGGAAAAATAATATTCAGCAATGTGTGCGATCAAATTGTGAAAAGCTTGTTAAATTATGTGCCATGAAATTGGATGATCCAAGATTTTTACATCTTTTATATATGGTCTTTAATCCGGGCAACAA atttcatacatttaatGCATCAAGAACTTGTGAAGGCCTGTCTATTTGTAATATTTCTACAACTGGGGGCCAAGGCTCAACTCAGGAATCTGAAGTATTTGCCAGGTCACAAGATCATCGTACACCGAGAGGATGGCTGGTCCATCTTATTAATGT GTTTGGCCAGGCAGGTGGTTTCGTTAAGCTTAGAGAAAGGTTTGAATCAATTATGGGTTTTAAAAAATCGGACTTAACTACTTCTGTAATTAGTGAAGAGAAGATTTCGAATGAAATAACAGAGAAAGAAAGTGAGGAAAATATAGCAAATGTTACAGAAACCATGTCGGCCATGACTGATAGTATTGAG AGCACTACAACACGCAATGAACAGCCATCATCATTAGAGCAGCCTACTAGTGGAGAGACTCGTGTTGCTGCTGTGTGGCAACTTTTGCGGCCTTTGGGTCTTTGCCATGACCTTCTAACACCTCACACAGTTACTGTTTACCTCTTACCAGTGCTG GAATGTATTCCAACTTTGCTAGAAAGTCTTACAGATGATGAGTTAAAAAGGGAAGCGCGTGGCAGCGAGAATAAGACAGACACAGTGTCCTGCTTGATTAGAGCTTGCAAATGTGTTTCTGTCAAGACACCTCAACATCACAGTCTACTTAAAT CATTAGAAATGTTCCGTTTGAAGATGATCCTGAGATTGTTACAAATGTCATCATTCAATGGAAAAATGTCTGCTTTAAATGAAATCAATCAACTCATCAGTACAATCTCACAACAGCCAAAACCAGAGTGGCTAACACCTGCGGTTATTACG aACTGGATACGCGAGAATAAAGTAGTAGATATAGTGTTAAGAGATTCTCTTCACCAGCCTCAGTATGTGGACAGGCTGGAGAAAATGCTTAGGTTTATGATCAAAGAGAACTCGTTGACTCGGGAAGACTTGGACGCGATATGGCGAGCTCAGCAGGGGAAGCATGAGGCAATAGTGAAAAACCTTCACGACTTGCTCGCTAAATTAGCGTGGGACTTCACACCGGACCAGTTGGACCATTTGTTTGATTGTTTTAAG GCGAGCTGGGCCACATCCAGTAAGAAACAAAGTGATAAATTATTGGAAGTAATACGACGCCTAGCAGAAGATGACAAGGATGGTGTAATGGCTAACAAA GTATTGGTATTGTTTTGGAATTTGGCGCACTCAGACGAAGTATGTACAGAAATAATGGATGTGGCGCTggcaaatttaattaaaatactcGATTATAGCTGCAGTCAGGATCGCGATGCTCAAAAAACTTTATGGCTAGACAA ATGTGTGGAGGAGCTGAAGAGCAACGACAAGTGGGTGTTGCCAGCGTTAAAGATGATGCGCGAAATTTGCTGCCTGTACGAGGCGGGGGGCGGCTCGGGCGTGCGGCCACACGTCACGCGGCAGGAACTCATCGACCGACTGCAGACGCAGCACTCGCTCGTCATACTCGTCACTGACTCACTCACGCTCTATATGGACGCTGTTCGGAGCAAGCTGGCTG AAGAAGGAGAAATAGACTGGGAGAATTGGCTGCCAGATGGGAGATACCCACACTCAGCTCAGGTTCATGAGCGCCTTAGCTTCCTTAGGTTTCTGTTGAAGGATGGACAGTTATGGCTGTGTGCTGAAcaa GCGAAACAAATTTGGATATGCCTGGCTGAAAGGCCGGCACACCTAGGTGATCGGGAAGCGTGTTTTCGTTGGTTCAGCAAACTAATGGGGGAGGAGCCAGACTTAGATCCAAATATAAATATGCATTTTTTTCGACGAAACATTATGACACTGTCCCCAAATCTATTGACTCACTCGGGTATCAAATGTTTCGAGAG attttttaaagctgttaaTGCCAAAGAAGGCAAACTTAAGGTTAAACGTCGTAGTTTTTTACTTAATGATGCTGATCTCATAGGATTAGATTATTTATGGAGG GTAATAACGGAATGCGATGACGACATATCCACGCGCGGCATCGAGCTACTGAAGGAGGTGTGCACGTGCACGGGCCCGGCGATGTCGCCCGCGCAGCACCACGAGGGCTTCCTCACCAAGTGCTGTGCGCGCACGCAGCGCCTGCAGAAGGACATGGAGCTGCAGCCGG ATACGACGGAATGTTGTACTCGCATGTGTAGAGTAATTCGTGCCATACAGGAATATATAAACGAATGTGATAGGAAGTTCACATCGGAGCGACAAATACTTCCGATTTATAGGTCAGGAAGAGGAAGGCAATGTACTATAATAGTgagatttaattttcaaacaGGCCAAAGACAACTTGAAGACATAGAACTATTTTCACACTCTAACGAGACGCTACATTCATTACGCACGGCGGTTCAGAGAAG TTTAATTTACTCTTCCAGGTTAAAATGTACAACTGACAGCAACATTAAGTTAGAAATGTATGTAAATAAGCTAGAACTATATGTAAACGGAGAACTGTTGGACACGAGCCACGACCGCAAAATACTCTCACAAATACCTCTTAGGGACAAAACTGTGATCGTTGCAAAG GTATATGACGGACAAGTATGCGGTAGTGGAGGATGTGGGTCTTCTAATGAATCAAGCAGTGACTCTAGCACCTCATCACCCCCTATACCGCCTACTCCAGAACACGCATTGCCGGGCGCG CTCTTCGCCCAAGGCTCGTGGTATATTCCTTTCATTTTAGATTTAGAACACATAGGTATTACGAAAGGTCATGCTCCGTTGACTGAAGCGGCGCATCTTTTATCACAAATCTGCCCTAGTCATAAACAAACG GTGGATAAATTAACAGAAGCGCTTCTTAGTGCCGAGGATACCAAGTTAAGAGACATGCTTTATGGACCTGCACCACCCACCGTTGCATATAGTATagag GTTCTACATAGCATGGTGATGCCGTCCTCCGACTCAAGATTAGAACGTAACCGAAGTTTTCAGTTAGCGTGTGTGAAGAAAGCACCACTTTTAGTACAATGCTTATCCGATAGTGAGTTCTTGAAGAATGCTGCTCCACACACCAGGAG AGTTGGCTATTTAGCATTAGTGAGATTAGTCAAGTTGGCTCTATATACTTTAGGACATCTTTTTGAAATCCTTGCCCCAGATGGCTCTGACATAACTGTGGATAAAGAATTTAG AATGGACGTAACAATATTACGGGAAGCACTACAAACGGTTCCTAATCACAATTGCGAGCTTATTGTCAAAGCCATAGCTGAGAAATTGGCAAACACGTTAGGAGAACAG ATGGTAACAAGTAGTGAGGACAGCGATTCAGTTTCTACGCTGGTCTGGTGGCGCGTGCCTACTACAGCCACGGTGCGCGCTCTCTACGGTCTCGCCTACTCTGTGGCACAGCCTTCGGAACACAACGGTCTAGTGCATGCCGATGACGTCATTT TGGTGCGGGAATGCATGGAGGTCGTCACAATATGCATGGCTTTGGGAGGTGGCCACTTAGAATCTCTCCTTCACGAAACCTGGTGGCAAGATGCTGCATTGTACTTAATGATCGACTGCCCTAATCCTCCG GTGAGAGTGTCGTGCGCAGAGCAGCTGCTGGCGATGTGCGCGTGGGGCGGCGgaggcggcgcgcgcggcgctcTCACGGCGCTGggaggcgcgggcggcgcggcggcgaaCGCTCGCCTGATGCTCCACGCACGCCACGCGCAGCAGTTTCTGCAGCTGCTGTGCCGCCTTGTGGCGCTGGCCGGCCCCACCTCGCGCACCCTGGACGACTTGGCTATTGAG gttGAATGGCTTCGAGCAGTCAAAGCTAATCCCGCAACATTGGACGACACGTTGATGGAGGGCCATTTGAATCTGACCAAAGAACTTTTCACGCATGTACCAGCACAAGTTAAATTTCAATATGGTGCTCATCCTGACCATAAGGACTCAGGACTGATcaaa GAAGTGACAACGGAGTTCCTGTGGCCGTACTCGTGGGCGTGGTGCCGCATGGGCGCGGAGGGCGAGGGCGCGACGGCGGGTGGCGACGCGGAGGAGGGCGCGGCGCCGCTGTGCCGCACGCCGGGCGCCGCGGCCGCCGCCACCGACCTGCTGCTGGCGCTGGTGAACGCCTGCGTGCCCAACATGGCCGCGCTCGCTAACCTCCTCGACCAGATGTTCTATAGCg ATAAAAGCATGGGTCTCTCGGAGTGGGAATACATGCCGTGCGTAGGCCCGCGGCCGCCGGCCGGGCTGGTAGGCTTGAAGAATGCGGGAGCCACGTGCTATATGAACTCGGTGTTACAGCAACTGTACTGCGTACGCGCCGTAAGAGACGTCCTACTCACCGTGCAAG ggGCTGCAACAGATCCCAATGAAGATTTTTCCGGGGAAGCTCACCATCACAACATAATAGAGAACAACATTGAG AACAATTCTGATTATAACATCACAATACTGAAGCAAGTCCAGGCCATATTTGCACATTTACATTATagcaaattacaatattatgttcctAGAGGACTATGGGCacattttaa GTTACAGGGAGAACCAGTGAATTTAAGAGAACAACAGGATGCAGTAGAATTTTTTATGTCTTTAGTAGAATCTCTTGATGAAGCTCTGAAGACTTTAGGGCAAGAACAACTAATGGCTAAAACTATGGGTGGGACCTATTCTGATCAAAAGATCTGCAAGGGATGTCCACATCg GTATTGCAAAGAAGAACCTTTCAGTGTTGTATCTTTAGATATCAGAAACATGTCTCGGTTGCAAGAATCGTTGGAGGCCTATGTCCGTGGAGAGCTTTTAGAAGGTGCAGATGCATATTACTGCGATAAATGTAGTAAAAAG GTGGTGACGGTAAAGCGTTTATGTCTGAACAAATTGCCTCCGGTTTTAGTTATACAGTTGAAGAGATTTGAATATGACTTTGAAAAAGTGTGCGCGATAAAGTTTAACGATTATTTCGAATTTCCGCGGGAACTGGATGTTGAACCATACACAG CTTGGGGTCTGGCGCGGGCGGAGGGGGACTCGACGCTGTGGGAGGGCGGCGCCGAGCGCACGCCCGAGACGCACTACCAGCTCAGCGGCATCGTCGTGCACTCCGGTCAGGCGTCCGGGGGACACTACTACTCCTATGTTCTGCTCAG GGACAATGGAAGTGAAACGGGCCGGTGGGTGAAGTTGGATGACGGCGACGTATCCGAGTGCGCGATGCATGACGACGAGGAAATGAAGGCGCAGTGCTTCGGCGGGGAATACATGGGCGAG GTGTTTGATTCGACTATAAAGAGAGTATCGTACAAGCGACAGAAGAGATGGTGGAATGCTTACATGCTCTTCTACACACGAAAAGACACGATCGAAACGTCTGGTCTCGAACAAATTATGCAAAATATGACTCTCAA GGAAAGCGCCGTTCCAAGACCTATCTGGAATTCGGTTCGGCGAAGCAACATAGCATTCTCACACAATCAGGACCAATTCAGTATTgagcattttaattttatgaagaAACTGTGTTGTATACGATTGCAAGTATTGCCTGGATCTCAAAACGCAGTTTGG GGACCTGAACATGAGGAGATGTCAATGCTAGCCGTACAAATGGCCGCGAAATTTTTATTCCAAGTCGGATTCCACACAAAGAAATCATTACGTGGTCCAGCCTCGGATTG GCATGACATTCTATGTCAGCATTTACGATGTTCTCAAGCTGTCAGGGCCTGGTTCGCCACTGATCTCTTTAAACATTCTCATAG gTTATGTGACTATCTACTCTCCTGTCCCTGTGCTGAAGTTAGAATGGTGTTTATGAAAATAATAGTCTTTTTGGCGCATTTCTCTGTACAAGATCCACCAG TGAGTAACGGTTACGGGTCGTGGTGCTCGCGAGACGAGGTGTCGTCGCTGTCGGACCAGCTGCTGTGCTGCGCGCGCGCGCTGGCCGTGCCGCAacagcaccaccaccacgccgACCACCGCCACCTGCCACTGCTGTTCAATCTTTTCCACGCCTACGCGCTGCTCGGCCTGGCGGAGAGACATCAGCTGCTGCGG CTCAAAATATTGGATATTGTGTTATCAGTATGCTTGGAAGACTCTTCCTCGTCACTTGGAAAATATCAATATCCAGATTCTGCTAAATTACATcag GTGGTTTGCGCACTGGTGCGGTGCTGCGACGTGAGCTCGCGCTGCCAGTCGGCCACCGCGAGCGAAGGCACGCTGCCACTGCCCAACCCGTACGGCGACCCGCCGCACGGCCTCGGCCAGCTCCCCGCCCGGCCCGTCATCTCGCCCACCGCCGCCGACGTGCTCTACAACAGGACAGG GTCATATATGAAAAAACTAACAGAAGAATGCTGTGGATGCGAAGAAGGAATAAGACTGCTACAGTTTCTGTGCTGGGAGCACGCTGGCTGGTCGCGTATGGCTTTGGCCGAGCTCTTGTGGCAGATGGCCTACGCCTTCTGCCACGAACTGCGGCGCCACGCCGACGTGCTCACGGCTCTGCTGCTGATGGAAGACAGCTGGCAACACCACAGGATACATAATGCTATCAAG GGAGTGTCGGAGGAACGGCCGGGGCTGCTGGAAACGGCTCTGCGCGCGCGCGGCCACTACCAGAAGCGCGCGTACGCGTGCGTGAAGCTGGTGGTGGGCGTGATGTGCCGCACGCCGCTCGCCGTGCGCGCCGTGCACGCGCAGCCTGACGCGCGGCGGCGCTGGCGCCAGCTACTCGCCTGGCTGCAGGACGAGCTCGATCGC AAGTATGGCCCAGGAGGTTACAGCTCCTACGGCACGTGGTCACCGCCCACCATCTCCAATGAGTCCACCAGTGGATATTTCCTCGAGAGAAGCAACTCCGCGCGGAAAACACTCGAAAA GGCGTACCAGCTGTGCCCGGAGGAGGAGGAAGAGGAGGAGGAGGCGGCTCGCGACGCGGGCTCGGGCTCGGGCTCGGGTGACGCAGGTGACGACAGCGCCGATGACGACGCGCCCGACGACGACGagcccgcgccgcgccgcctcgCGCTGGCGCCGCCCGCGCCACCGGACCCGCCTGCGCCGCCTACCCCGCCTGCGCCGCCCGCTCCGCCCGCGCCCTAG